A region from the Streptomyces sp. 3214.6 genome encodes:
- a CDS encoding GNAT family N-acetyltransferase produces MSDLRLCVEAVVGEAALEQWRHVHNTIVPPAAMSLGEVRERAGRYRLENAYVGDVLVGCSTVRPPEGEEAVATVIARVLPEYRGRGYGAALYEHALAHARVLGARVVETCVLAVNEGGLRFARARGFVEVERYVLDGETAEWVDLRLMPHPH; encoded by the coding sequence GTGAGTGATCTTCGTCTGTGTGTCGAGGCCGTCGTCGGGGAAGCCGCGCTGGAGCAGTGGCGGCACGTCCACAACACGATCGTGCCGCCGGCTGCGATGTCCCTGGGCGAGGTGCGTGAGCGCGCGGGGCGGTACCGCCTGGAGAACGCCTACGTCGGTGACGTCCTCGTCGGATGCTCGACCGTGCGGCCGCCCGAGGGCGAGGAGGCGGTGGCGACCGTCATCGCGCGCGTGCTGCCCGAGTACCGGGGCCGCGGGTACGGGGCTGCCCTGTACGAGCACGCGCTCGCCCACGCGCGCGTGCTGGGCGCCCGGGTGGTCGAGACGTGCGTGCTGGCCGTCAACGAGGGCGGGCTGCGGTTCGCGCGGGCGCGTGGGTTCGTCGAGGTCGAGCGGTATGTGCTCGACGGCGAGACGGCGGAATGGGTCGACCTGCGGCTCATGCCCCACCCTCACTAG
- a CDS encoding PAS domain-containing protein, translated as MSASRRSGTTDELGPDEPEQPERSGEDGPETPEGAHTGAGPVGPDGADLLAALLDGMDAALCAFDGDGVVTHWNREAERILGWSAAEAVGRHGFAGWAVREADAEDIEGRLMAAMHAPGRQVHEFALLTKDGGRVLVRTQSAAVHGPDGKPAGLYCAFSEVHAQIDLERSIALSEALFDDASWGVVLVDADLRPAVVNAHAARALGTGRTAVLGRPLGELLTRGAEELENALTHVLAEGAPPAPAELWVGVRTPDGEKRRCWRSGFLRLASPLAEEPVPLGVGWLFQDVTEAKQGEQEAAMLRFRANQLHRAARAAAECEDPAEAATVHLDFALAGFADHALVDRVMGEASADAEGAGPARLMRAAATPSGGPGPSALTGHAGLPVRYGDGHPALQCVARAGSVRAGVGSVPADEAREWARARQWPEDTVYALCAVLRSRGRTMGVVTFLRGAGRTAFERSDANYAEDVAVRIATALDLADLAAPADRG; from the coding sequence GTGAGTGCTTCCCGGCGTAGTGGGACCACCGACGAGCTGGGGCCGGACGAGCCCGAGCAGCCCGAGCGGTCGGGCGAGGACGGCCCGGAGACCCCGGAGGGCGCGCACACCGGGGCCGGACCGGTCGGCCCGGACGGCGCCGACCTGCTCGCCGCGCTGCTCGACGGCATGGACGCGGCCCTGTGCGCCTTCGACGGCGACGGAGTGGTCACCCACTGGAACCGTGAGGCCGAGCGCATCCTCGGCTGGAGCGCGGCCGAGGCCGTCGGACGGCACGGCTTCGCCGGCTGGGCCGTGCGCGAGGCGGACGCCGAGGACATCGAGGGGCGGCTGATGGCCGCCATGCACGCGCCGGGCCGTCAGGTGCACGAGTTCGCGCTGCTGACGAAGGACGGCGGCAGGGTGCTCGTACGGACGCAGTCCGCCGCCGTGCACGGCCCGGACGGCAAGCCCGCCGGGCTCTACTGCGCCTTCAGCGAGGTGCATGCGCAGATCGACCTGGAACGTTCCATCGCGCTCAGCGAGGCCCTCTTCGACGACGCTTCCTGGGGGGTGGTCCTGGTCGACGCCGACCTGCGCCCCGCCGTCGTCAACGCGCACGCCGCCCGCGCGCTCGGCACGGGCCGTACGGCCGTGCTGGGCCGCCCGCTGGGGGAACTGCTCACCCGGGGCGCCGAGGAGCTGGAGAACGCGCTGACGCACGTCCTCGCCGAGGGCGCCCCGCCCGCACCCGCCGAGCTGTGGGTCGGGGTGCGCACCCCGGACGGCGAGAAGCGGCGCTGCTGGCGCAGTGGCTTCCTGCGGCTGGCCTCGCCGCTCGCCGAGGAGCCGGTGCCGCTCGGGGTCGGCTGGCTCTTCCAGGACGTCACGGAGGCCAAGCAGGGCGAGCAGGAGGCCGCCATGCTGCGCTTCCGCGCCAACCAGCTGCACCGGGCGGCCCGCGCGGCGGCCGAGTGCGAGGACCCGGCCGAGGCCGCCACCGTCCACCTCGACTTCGCGCTCGCCGGGTTCGCCGACCACGCCCTGGTCGACCGGGTGATGGGCGAGGCGTCGGCCGATGCGGAGGGGGCGGGGCCGGCGCGGCTGATGCGGGCCGCGGCCACGCCGTCGGGCGGTCCGGGCCCCAGCGCGCTCACCGGACACGCGGGCCTGCCCGTCCGCTACGGCGACGGGCATCCGGCGCTGCAGTGCGTGGCGCGGGCCGGTTCCGTGCGGGCGGGCGTGGGCTCCGTCCCGGCGGACGAGGCCCGGGAGTGGGCACGGGCGCGTCAGTGGCCCGAGGACACGGTGTACGCGCTGTGCGCGGTGCTGCGCAGCCGCGGCCGCACCATGGGCGTCGTGACGTTCCTGCGCGGCGCCGGCCGCACCGCCTTCGAACGCTCCGACGCGAACTACGCCGAGGACGTCGCCGTCCGCATAGCGACGGCCCTGGACCTGGCCGACCTGGCCGCCCCGGCCGACCGCGGCTGA
- a CDS encoding SIS domain-containing protein: protein MSDRKLAAQFFDAAITLLQRARDEEAEAVEAAGTLLADTVADGGRLFAFGAGHSSLAAQDIVYRAGGLALMNLLAVPGVVGVDVTPATLGSALECVDGLASAVLDTSPLRAGDALVIVSLSGRNALPVEMAQNARTLGVKVIGVTSVAYASQTTSRHSSGTFLKDHCDIVLDSKITVGDAELTLDAVPAPFAPASTVVTAALLQAVMATAAGALADRGIEPPLLRSGNVDGGHDWNGRIMEEYRDRIFYRR from the coding sequence ATGAGCGACCGCAAGCTCGCCGCCCAGTTCTTCGACGCCGCGATCACGCTGCTGCAGCGGGCCCGCGACGAGGAGGCCGAGGCCGTCGAGGCCGCCGGAACGCTCCTCGCCGACACCGTGGCCGACGGCGGCCGCCTCTTCGCCTTCGGCGCCGGCCACTCCTCCCTCGCCGCCCAGGACATCGTCTACCGCGCGGGCGGCCTCGCCCTGATGAACCTGCTCGCGGTGCCGGGCGTCGTCGGCGTCGACGTCACACCCGCCACCCTCGGCTCCGCCCTGGAGTGCGTCGACGGCCTCGCGAGCGCCGTCCTGGACACCTCGCCCCTGCGCGCGGGCGACGCCCTCGTCATCGTCTCGCTCTCCGGCCGCAACGCCCTGCCCGTGGAGATGGCCCAGAACGCCCGCACCCTGGGCGTGAAGGTCATCGGCGTGACCTCGGTGGCATACGCCTCACAGACGACGTCCCGGCACAGCTCCGGAACGTTCCTCAAGGACCACTGCGACATCGTCCTGGACTCGAAGATCACCGTCGGCGACGCCGAGCTCACCCTCGACGCGGTCCCCGCTCCGTTCGCCCCCGCCTCCACGGTCGTCACCGCCGCCCTCCTCCAGGCCGTCATGGCCACCGCGGCCGGCGCCCTCGCCGACCGCGGCATCGAGCCCCCGCTCCTGCGCTCCGGCAACGTCGACGGCGGCCACGACTGGAACGGACGGATCATGGAGGAGTACCGGGACCGGATCTTCTACCGCCGCTGA
- a CDS encoding metal-dependent transcriptional regulator yields the protein MSGLIDTTEMYLRTILELEEEGVVPMRARIAERLDQSGPTVSQTVARMERDGLVSVASDRHLELTDEGRRLATRVMRKHRLAECLLVDVIGLEWEQVHAEACRWEHVMSEAVERRVLELLRHPTESPYGNPIPGLEELGEKDGADPFLDEGMVSLADLDPGADGKTVVVRRIGEPIQTDAQLMYTLRRAGVQPGSVVSVTESAGGVLVGSGGEAAELQSDVASHVFVAKR from the coding sequence ATGTCCGGACTGATCGACACCACGGAGATGTATCTCCGCACCATCCTCGAGCTCGAGGAGGAAGGTGTGGTCCCCATGCGCGCCCGGATCGCGGAGCGGCTCGACCAGAGCGGTCCGACGGTCAGCCAGACGGTCGCGAGGATGGAGCGCGACGGCCTGGTCTCCGTGGCCAGCGACCGGCACCTGGAGCTCACCGACGAGGGTCGCCGGCTGGCCACGCGCGTGATGCGCAAGCACCGGCTGGCCGAGTGTCTCCTCGTCGACGTGATCGGCCTGGAGTGGGAGCAGGTGCACGCGGAGGCGTGTCGCTGGGAGCACGTGATGAGCGAGGCCGTGGAGCGGCGTGTGCTGGAGCTGCTGCGGCACCCGACCGAGTCGCCGTACGGCAACCCGATCCCGGGTCTGGAGGAGCTGGGCGAGAAGGACGGCGCGGACCCGTTCCTGGACGAGGGCATGGTGTCGCTGGCGGACCTCGATCCGGGCGCCGACGGCAAGACGGTCGTGGTGCGCCGTATCGGCGAGCCGATCCAGACGGACGCGCAGCTGATGTACACGCTGCGCCGCGCGGGCGTGCAGCCCGGCTCGGTGGTGAGTGTGACGGAGTCGGCGGGCGGTGTGCTGGTCGGCAGCGGCGGCGAGGCGGCCGAGCTGCAGTCGGACGTGGCGTCCCACGTGTTCGTGGCGAAGCGCTGA
- a CDS encoding alpha/beta fold hydrolase: MARRIDVTGAGGVRLAAWEFGDPPKVIPAQSAGAPSAAEAEAEAEEDGSSGVLLLHGLMGRASHWASTARWLSERHRAVALDQRGHGQSEKPPEAAFTREAYVEDAEAALEQLGLAPAVLIGHAMGALTAWQLAAKRPDLVRGLIVCDMRASALGAASQREWGDWFKSWPVPFATLADVRKWFGEDDPWVERPNPSRGEFYAEVMHESPDGWRPVFEPDQMLKSRETWVYDAHWEELTQVQCPALVVRGLDGELGRAEAQEMVRVLPRGEYAEVSDAGHLVYYDQPEAWRSAIEPFLDAVLTPPC; encoded by the coding sequence GTGGCGCGACGCATCGACGTGACCGGGGCGGGGGGCGTACGCCTGGCGGCCTGGGAGTTCGGGGACCCGCCCAAGGTGATCCCGGCACAGTCCGCGGGAGCCCCGAGCGCCGCGGAAGCCGAAGCGGAAGCAGAAGAGGACGGTTCCTCGGGCGTCCTGTTACTGCACGGCCTGATGGGCCGGGCCTCGCACTGGGCGTCCACCGCCCGCTGGCTCTCCGAGCGGCACCGCGCGGTCGCCCTCGACCAGCGCGGCCACGGCCAGAGCGAGAAGCCGCCGGAGGCCGCCTTCACCCGCGAGGCCTACGTCGAGGACGCGGAGGCCGCCCTGGAGCAGCTGGGCCTCGCTCCGGCCGTCCTCATCGGCCACGCCATGGGCGCGCTGACGGCCTGGCAGCTCGCCGCCAAGCGTCCGGACCTGGTGCGCGGCCTGATCGTCTGCGACATGCGGGCCTCCGCGCTCGGCGCGGCCTCGCAGCGCGAGTGGGGCGACTGGTTCAAGTCCTGGCCGGTCCCCTTCGCCACCCTCGCCGACGTCCGCAAGTGGTTCGGCGAGGACGACCCCTGGGTGGAGCGCCCGAACCCCTCCCGGGGCGAGTTCTACGCCGAGGTCATGCACGAGTCGCCCGACGGCTGGCGGCCCGTCTTCGAGCCCGACCAGATGCTGAAGTCCCGCGAGACCTGGGTCTACGACGCGCACTGGGAGGAGCTCACCCAGGTGCAGTGCCCGGCGCTGGTCGTGCGGGGCCTCGACGGTGAGCTCGGGCGGGCCGAGGCCCAGGAGATGGTGCGGGTGCTGCCCCGCGGCGAGTACGCGGAGGTCTCCGACGCGGGGCACCTCGTGTACTACGACCAGCCGGAGGCCTGGCGCTCGGCGATCGAGCCGTTCCTCGACGCCGTACTCACGCCCCCTTGCTGA
- a CDS encoding transporter: MSGVTDTLVRLKLSLLRNGLRQSGGRRAAYVASAVVTLLFAALQLIGLIALRGHDHAVSLVVLLGAVLGLGWAVMPLFFPSGDETLDPTRLVMLPLRPRPLVRALLAASLVGIGPLFTLLMLVGSVVAVAHGAAAWTVGVLAVVLGLLVCVALARAVAAANIRVLSSRKGRDLAVLSGLVIAVGAQVVNFGAQRLGTSGLGQLDPVADVLRWLPPASAVGAVDSVSEGAYGVAVAQMAVSAAALVLLVGVWARTLTRLMTSPDGSTLQAAEPTARKRRSATGLTEPTGPARLLPGGRTGPVMERSLRYIWRDPKTKAAWVTSLAIGLIVPVFNAVQGTGSIYFACFAAGMLGIQMYNQFGQDTSAFWMVALTISSSRDAYEELRARALALLVITLPYATLVTVLTTALLGDWPKLPEALGLSFALLGAMLATGAWTSARFPYSIPQEGHKNVAPGQAGLAWIAIFGGMVAAALLCAPVIALTIWLNVSAGADAWTWLLLPGGAVYGVGVTVLGLRLAAPRAAERLPEILTAVSKGA; this comes from the coding sequence ATGAGCGGCGTGACCGACACCCTCGTCCGGCTGAAGCTGTCGCTGCTGCGTAACGGGTTGCGGCAGTCGGGCGGGCGGCGGGCCGCCTACGTCGCCTCCGCCGTCGTCACTCTGCTGTTCGCCGCGTTGCAGCTGATCGGGTTGATCGCGTTGCGCGGGCACGACCACGCCGTCTCGCTGGTGGTGCTGCTGGGGGCGGTGCTGGGGCTGGGGTGGGCGGTGATGCCGCTGTTCTTCCCCAGCGGCGACGAAACCCTGGACCCGACCCGGCTGGTGATGCTGCCGCTGCGGCCCCGGCCGCTGGTGCGGGCGCTGCTGGCGGCCTCGCTGGTGGGCATCGGGCCACTGTTCACGCTGCTGATGCTGGTGGGGTCGGTGGTGGCCGTGGCGCACGGGGCGGCGGCCTGGACGGTGGGCGTCCTCGCCGTCGTGCTCGGGCTGCTGGTGTGCGTGGCGCTCGCGCGGGCCGTGGCCGCCGCCAACATCCGAGTGCTGTCCAGCCGCAAGGGCCGCGATCTGGCGGTACTGAGCGGGCTGGTGATCGCGGTGGGGGCGCAGGTCGTCAACTTCGGGGCGCAGCGGCTCGGGACGTCCGGGCTGGGGCAGCTCGACCCGGTGGCGGACGTGCTGCGATGGCTGCCGCCCGCCTCCGCGGTCGGCGCGGTGGACTCGGTGAGCGAGGGGGCGTACGGGGTCGCCGTCGCGCAGATGGCCGTCAGCGCGGCCGCGTTGGTGCTGCTGGTGGGGGTGTGGGCGCGGACTCTGACGCGGCTGATGACCTCGCCCGACGGCTCCACTCTCCAGGCCGCCGAGCCGACCGCGCGGAAACGACGAAGCGCGACGGGGCTGACGGAGCCGACGGGGCCGGCGCGGCTGCTGCCCGGCGGGCGTACCGGACCGGTGATGGAACGCAGCCTGCGCTACATCTGGCGCGACCCGAAGACCAAGGCGGCCTGGGTGACCTCGCTGGCCATCGGGCTGATCGTGCCCGTCTTCAACGCGGTGCAGGGCACCGGCTCGATCTACTTCGCCTGCTTCGCCGCCGGGATGCTCGGCATTCAGATGTACAACCAGTTCGGGCAGGACACGTCCGCGTTCTGGATGGTCGCGCTGACCATTTCCTCGTCCCGGGACGCCTACGAGGAGCTGCGGGCGCGGGCGCTGGCCCTGCTGGTGATCACCCTGCCGTACGCGACGCTGGTGACCGTGCTGACGACGGCGCTGCTCGGCGACTGGCCGAAGCTGCCCGAGGCGCTGGGGCTGTCGTTCGCGCTGCTCGGCGCGATGCTGGCGACGGGCGCCTGGACCTCGGCGCGCTTTCCCTACTCGATCCCGCAGGAGGGGCACAAGAACGTCGCTCCGGGCCAGGCCGGACTCGCCTGGATCGCGATCTTCGGCGGCATGGTCGCGGCGGCCCTGCTGTGTGCGCCCGTCATCGCGCTGACGATCTGGCTGAACGTCAGCGCGGGCGCGGACGCCTGGACCTGGCTGCTGCTGCCGGGAGGCGCGGTGTACGGCGTGGGCGTCACCGTGCTGGGACTACGGCTGGCGGCGCCGAGGGCGGCGGAACGGCTGCCGGAGATCCTGACGGCGGTCAGCAAGGGGGCGTGA
- a CDS encoding ABC transporter ATP-binding protein yields MTSVRVRGLWKRFGQQVAVAGIDLDLPAGKFIGLVGPNGAGKTTTLSMVTGLLRPDQGSVEVVGHDVWRDPVAVKARIGVLPEGLRLFERLSGRELLGYSGRLRGLPGAEVDKRATQLLDVLDLAGAQHKLVVDYSTGMRKKIGLAAALLHNPEVLFLDEPFEGVDPVSAQIIRGVLKRYTASGATVVFSSHVMELVESLCDWVAVMAAGRIRAHGTLAEVRGSSPSLQQAFLELVGAHGRDTGSDLDWLGGGAAR; encoded by the coding sequence ATGACGTCCGTACGCGTGCGTGGGCTCTGGAAGCGGTTCGGTCAGCAGGTCGCTGTCGCCGGAATCGATCTCGATCTGCCCGCAGGGAAGTTCATCGGGCTGGTCGGGCCCAACGGGGCCGGGAAGACGACCACGCTGTCGATGGTGACCGGGTTGCTGCGGCCCGATCAGGGGTCCGTCGAGGTCGTCGGGCACGACGTGTGGCGGGATCCCGTGGCGGTGAAGGCGCGGATCGGGGTGCTGCCGGAGGGGCTACGGCTGTTCGAGCGGCTGTCGGGGCGTGAACTGCTCGGATACAGCGGGCGGTTGCGGGGGCTGCCCGGCGCCGAGGTCGACAAGCGGGCCACGCAGCTGCTCGACGTGCTCGACCTGGCCGGCGCCCAGCACAAGCTCGTCGTCGACTACTCGACCGGCATGCGGAAGAAGATCGGGCTCGCGGCCGCGCTGCTCCACAATCCCGAAGTCCTCTTCCTCGACGAGCCGTTCGAGGGCGTCGATCCGGTGTCCGCGCAGATCATCCGAGGGGTGCTCAAGCGGTACACGGCGTCCGGGGCGACGGTCGTCTTCTCGTCCCATGTGATGGAGCTCGTCGAGTCGCTGTGCGACTGGGTCGCGGTGATGGCGGCGGGACGGATCCGGGCGCACGGGACGCTGGCGGAGGTGCGGGGGTCGTCCCCCTCCTTGCAGCAGGCGTTCCTCGAACTGGTCGGGGCGCACGGTCGGGACACGGGCTCCGACCTCGACTGGCTGGGCGGCGGGGCCGCCCGATGA
- a CDS encoding bifunctional DNA primase/polymerase, producing the protein MLIVEETIAGAEATQIPKQRGESLLETAVRYAEERHWDVFPGTWLEPVDGVQRCSCGEAACDAPGAHPARPDWETQATGSATVARRMWQKQPTASILLPTGRTFDAISVPETAGFLALARMERMELTLGPVTLTPDRRMQFFVLPGASAKVPDLVRKLGWSLGALDLVTLGEGTFVAAPPTRFGSRGAVQWACRPTAANRWLPDAEELISPLAYACGRDR; encoded by the coding sequence GTGCTCATCGTGGAAGAGACCATCGCGGGCGCCGAAGCCACTCAAATCCCGAAGCAGCGCGGGGAATCGCTGCTCGAGACCGCTGTTCGCTATGCCGAGGAACGTCATTGGGACGTCTTCCCCGGCACCTGGCTGGAACCCGTCGACGGGGTGCAGCGCTGCTCCTGCGGGGAAGCGGCGTGCGACGCGCCGGGTGCGCACCCTGCGCGCCCCGACTGGGAGACGCAGGCCACCGGCAGTGCGACGGTGGCGCGCCGGATGTGGCAGAAGCAGCCGACCGCCTCGATCCTGCTGCCCACGGGGCGTACGTTCGATGCGATCTCCGTTCCGGAGACGGCCGGGTTCCTCGCGTTGGCCCGCATGGAGCGGATGGAGTTGACGCTCGGTCCTGTCACGTTGACGCCGGACCGGCGGATGCAGTTCTTCGTGCTGCCGGGGGCGTCGGCGAAGGTGCCGGACCTGGTGCGCAAGCTGGGCTGGTCGCTGGGGGCCCTGGATCTGGTGACGTTGGGCGAGGGGACGTTCGTCGCCGCGCCGCCCACCCGGTTCGGGTCGCGGGGGGCTGTGCAGTGGGCCTGCCGGCCGACCGCCGCAAATCGGTGGTTGCCGGACGCGGAGGAACTGATCTCGCCGTTGGCCTACGCGTGCGGCAGGGATCGCTGA
- a CDS encoding transcriptional regulator, protein MAARPLVARQPNERLQALIQEAGCSNAGLARRVNMCGAEHGLDLRYDKTSVARWLRGQQPRGRAPAIIAEALGRKLGRAVTIDEIGMANGKNLASGVGLQFSPTVLGAIEQVCELWRSDVGRRDFLSGSSVAASALVEPSRDWLISSPDAQVARSAGPRVGLSDVAAVKAMTQALVDLDHRYGSGHVRPVVVHYLNSVVSGLLAGSYREAVGRELFAAVARLTELAGYMAVDTGQPGLAQRYYIQALRLAQAAGDRGYGGYILAASMSHLAAQLGNPREIAQLARAAQEGARGRVTPRAEAMFLAAEARGHALMGDARGAQAASGRAVSALEAADPSCGDDPVWIAHFDEAYLADELAHCHRDLGQAEAAARCAQQSLAGHPESRARRRAIGYVLLATAQVQQREIEQACNTGLKAVELLETLRSNRGAEYLEDLQQRLEPFRDESVVREFGARLELQTAA, encoded by the coding sequence ATGGCCGCAAGGCCGCTAGTCGCGCGGCAGCCGAACGAACGGCTGCAGGCGCTCATCCAGGAGGCGGGGTGCTCGAACGCCGGGCTCGCCCGCCGCGTCAACATGTGCGGTGCGGAGCACGGTCTCGACCTGCGCTACGACAAGACGTCCGTGGCCCGTTGGCTGCGCGGACAGCAGCCGCGCGGACGCGCCCCGGCGATCATCGCGGAGGCGCTGGGCCGCAAGCTCGGCCGTGCGGTCACGATCGACGAGATCGGCATGGCCAACGGCAAGAACCTCGCCTCGGGTGTGGGTCTCCAGTTCTCGCCGACGGTACTGGGGGCCATCGAGCAGGTCTGCGAGCTGTGGCGCAGTGACGTGGGCCGGCGGGACTTCCTCTCCGGTTCGTCCGTGGCCGCCTCGGCGTTGGTCGAGCCGAGCCGTGACTGGCTGATCTCCTCGCCCGACGCGCAGGTGGCGCGCTCGGCGGGACCCCGGGTGGGGCTGTCCGACGTCGCGGCCGTCAAGGCGATGACGCAGGCGCTGGTCGACCTGGACCACCGGTACGGCAGCGGGCATGTCCGTCCCGTCGTCGTGCACTACCTCAACAGCGTGGTCTCGGGGCTGCTGGCCGGCTCCTACCGGGAGGCGGTCGGGCGGGAACTCTTCGCGGCCGTGGCCCGGTTGACGGAGCTCGCCGGGTACATGGCCGTCGACACCGGCCAACCGGGCCTCGCCCAGCGCTACTACATCCAGGCCCTGCGGCTCGCCCAGGCCGCGGGCGACCGAGGGTACGGCGGATACATCCTCGCCGCTTCCATGAGCCATCTCGCGGCCCAGCTCGGAAACCCCCGCGAGATCGCCCAGTTGGCGCGCGCGGCACAGGAGGGGGCGCGTGGACGTGTGACGCCGCGTGCGGAGGCGATGTTCCTCGCGGCGGAGGCGCGCGGGCACGCGCTGATGGGTGACGCGCGCGGGGCGCAGGCGGCGTCCGGGCGGGCGGTGTCGGCGCTGGAGGCGGCCGATCCGTCCTGCGGGGACGATCCGGTGTGGATCGCGCACTTCGACGAGGCCTATCTGGCCGACGAGTTGGCGCACTGCCACCGCGACCTGGGCCAGGCCGAGGCGGCGGCGCGCTGCGCGCAGCAGTCCCTGGCCGGGCATCCGGAGAGCCGTGCGCGCCGGCGCGCGATCGGATACGTCCTGCTGGCCACCGCGCAGGTGCAGCAGCGCGAGATCGAACAGGCCTGCAACACCGGTCTGAAAGCGGTCGAGTTGCTGGAGACGCTCCGCTCGAACCGGGGCGCGGAGTACCTGGAGGACCTCCAGCAGCGACTGGAGCCGTTCCGGGACGAATCGGTGGTGAGGGAGTTCGGGGCGCGGCTGGAGCTGCAGACCGCGGCGTGA
- a CDS encoding ABC transporter substrate-binding protein: MTGKRRTSLRSTFLPRSFRFTRSLRATALSAGAVAACASLAVGCGVVPGTTGGSGDDPIVVMTWAPEGTSATNKPGMPAFARAYARWINASGGLNGRKLKVLTCNEHNDTVSAAKCARRAVKENAVAVVGSYSQHSDAFLPYLEGDGIPYIGGYGVTNAEFTSPLSYPVNGGQPSLLAGLGKELAATCGPVSLVRPDTIAGDALPTMLNAGLTAGGHDKAKDQRAPEDSTEYSAQSETALEHATDGKSARNGKGCVVPALGDRTSTFMDSFRRARTDYTAVNTATVLGSVDQTVIDAAGGDSGRYEGAYVTGWYPVASDPAWNPMKKVISEEAFSDTRIDAGDTGVQTTWIAYNVFRQAVESLGDGEVTSNSVRGALNDGLKITTGGLTPTLRWQFTDRLASIGFPRLVNADVTLQTVRKGRLVAAKKGFTDVTKTLEKADVN; encoded by the coding sequence ATGACCGGCAAGCGACGCACTTCCCTGCGAAGTACCTTCCTCCCCAGGTCCTTCCGCTTCACCAGGTCCCTCAGAGCGACCGCCCTCTCGGCGGGCGCCGTGGCCGCCTGTGCGTCACTCGCCGTCGGTTGCGGGGTCGTCCCCGGTACCACGGGGGGTTCCGGGGACGACCCGATCGTCGTCATGACATGGGCGCCCGAGGGCACGTCGGCGACCAACAAACCGGGCATGCCCGCCTTCGCCCGCGCCTACGCCCGCTGGATCAACGCGAGCGGCGGCCTCAACGGCCGCAAGCTCAAGGTGCTGACCTGCAACGAACACAACGACACCGTGTCCGCCGCGAAGTGCGCCCGCCGGGCGGTCAAGGAGAACGCGGTCGCCGTCGTCGGCTCCTACAGCCAGCACTCCGACGCCTTCCTCCCCTACCTGGAGGGCGACGGCATCCCCTACATAGGCGGCTACGGCGTCACGAACGCGGAGTTCACCAGCCCGCTCTCCTACCCCGTCAACGGCGGCCAGCCCTCCCTCCTGGCCGGCCTCGGCAAGGAGCTGGCCGCGACCTGCGGTCCCGTCTCCCTGGTCCGCCCCGACACCATCGCCGGCGACGCACTGCCCACGATGCTCAACGCCGGGCTGACCGCGGGCGGCCACGACAAGGCCAAGGACCAGCGCGCGCCGGAGGACTCCACCGAGTACTCGGCACAGTCCGAGACCGCCCTGGAACACGCGACCGACGGCAAGAGCGCGAGGAACGGGAAGGGGTGCGTGGTGCCCGCCCTCGGGGACCGCACCAGCACCTTCATGGACTCCTTCCGGCGCGCCCGCACGGACTACACCGCCGTCAACACCGCCACGGTCCTCGGCAGCGTCGACCAGACGGTCATCGACGCGGCCGGCGGCGACTCCGGCCGGTACGAGGGGGCCTACGTCACCGGCTGGTACCCCGTGGCGAGCGACCCCGCCTGGAATCCGATGAAGAAGGTCATCAGCGAGGAGGCGTTCTCCGACACCCGCATCGACGCCGGCGACACCGGAGTGCAGACCACCTGGATCGCCTACAACGTGTTCCGGCAGGCCGTGGAGTCGCTGGGCGACGGCGAGGTCACCTCCAACTCTGTACGGGGCGCCCTGAACGACGGGCTGAAGATCACCACCGGCGGGCTCACGCCGACGCTCCGCTGGCAGTTCACCGACCGGCTCGCCTCCATCGGCTTCCCCCGCCTGGTCAACGCCGACGTCACCCTCCAGACCGTGCGGAAGGGCCGCCTGGTGGCCGCCAAGAAGGGCTTCACCGACGTGACGAAGACCCTGGAGAAGGCGGACGTCAACTGA
- a CDS encoding SCO4402 family protein has translation MTVQGSENSSRRGRRSSTMGGMPLNDMPWWRWRSNVRSALHMLSDPVFQQNVWLAGVEGYGDVTDAVYRLVEDTWLDNWSAEKYVGTIFRDSQEAALVDTAVLRVLRIMHQVGPDAPVSAYVEHQGWPDAVRAARDAHVRMATADGDEPDAPPRTLEVLHIMTRSA, from the coding sequence ATGACCGTGCAAGGTTCGGAGAACTCTTCCCGTCGCGGCCGTCGCTCCTCCACCATGGGCGGCATGCCACTCAACGACATGCCGTGGTGGCGCTGGCGCAGCAATGTGCGCTCCGCGCTGCACATGCTCTCCGACCCGGTGTTCCAGCAGAACGTCTGGCTGGCCGGCGTCGAAGGGTACGGGGACGTCACCGACGCCGTGTACCGCCTCGTCGAGGACACCTGGCTCGACAACTGGTCCGCCGAGAAGTACGTCGGCACGATCTTCCGCGACTCGCAGGAGGCGGCGCTCGTCGACACCGCCGTGCTGCGCGTGCTGCGGATCATGCACCAGGTCGGGCCGGACGCCCCGGTCTCCGCGTACGTCGAGCACCAGGGCTGGCCGGACGCCGTACGGGCGGCGCGCGACGCGCACGTCCGGATGGCGACGGCCGACGGCGACGAGCCCGACGCCCCGCCCCGGACCCTTGAGGTGCTGCACATCATGACCAGGTCGGCGTAG